The Burkholderia sp. PAMC 26561 genome includes the window ACATCTGGCAAACTTGGCGGCATCGACACCTGATGCCGCCATCCAACATCCTTTTCGACAGGACCCGCCCCATGACTTCATCCGCAGCAACTCCGCTCGCCGGCAAGACCGCACTCGTCACCGGATCGACCAGCGGTATTGGCCTCGGGATCGCCAATGCGCTCGCGCAAGCCGGCGCGAATATCGTGCTGAATGGTTTCGGCGACGCCACCGTGATCCAGAACGCGAAATCGCAGATCGAACAGCACGGCGTGAAGGCCGTGCACCACGGCGCGGATATGTCCAAGGCCACCGAGATCGAAGCGATGATCGCGTTTGCCATCGAGCAATTCGGCGCCGTGGATGTACTCGTGAACAACGCGGGCATCCAGCACGTCGCGACCATCGATACCTTCCCGGTCGAGAAGTGGGACGCCATTATCGCGATCAATCTGACCTCGGCGTTTCACACCATGCGGGTTGCGTTGCCGAAAATGCGCGATAACGGCTGGGGTCGCGTGATCAATATCGCCTCGGCGCACGGGCTGGTGGGCTCGGTGGGGAAATCGGCGTATGTGGCCGCGAAGCACGGCATTGTCGGTTTGACGAAAGTAGCCGCCCTCGAAAATGCGCGCACGGGCGTCACGGTGAACGCGATTTGCCCGGGTTTCGTGCTGACGCCGCTGGTGCAAAAGCAGATCGACGATATCGCCGCGAAGGAAAACATCTCGCCGGACGCGGCGCGCTCGAAGCTGCTCGGCGAGAAACAGCCGTCGGAACAGTTCGTGACGCCGGAGCAGATTGGCAAGCTGGCGGTATTTCTCTGCTCGGAAGCCGCCGATGAAATGCGCGGTTCGGCGCTTCAGATCGATGGCGGCTGGACGTCGCAGTAGGCGTGCCGCCTGTCACATCAATTGGTAATATCGGGGTTCCCAGAACGGAGACTCCGATGACTGCCGAACACAATCGAACAGAAGAAGCGCAGGCGATGCAGCGCATCGTGAACGCCACACAGCAGGTCCAGGCGGCGTTCACGGCATTACAGGGGCAGTTTCCGCCGAACGGCGACGGCCGGCCTACGCAGATCGCATTGCAGACTTTCGACGCTGCGTTGCAGGAACTCGAAGAAGCGCAAGGCGCCTTCGACACCATGCTGAACGATCTCTTCGACGGAAATCGATAAGCGGCATTCAGGCGCCGCGCAAGACGGGAACCACCGCCGGCGCCTTTCCCGAATCTGCAACCGGCACGGGTTCTTCCGGGTTCAGGCCTTCCCAGGAGACGCCATTGGTAGTCTGTAGCCGCGCAGCAGCCACGCACGCCTCGACCAGTTCCTTGAACGAAGTCGCCGCCGATGTCTTCCTGATTACCGCCTCGCCTTCCAGCGCGCTGTCCGGCACGACCAGCCCGACAATCAGATCCGCCGCCCCTGCCCGCTGATGCAATCGGCGCAGCAGATTGCGCAAGTAAGGCGGCGATTCGGCGGCATCGAAAGAAATCACGCAGATCAGCGAAACGCCGGTCAGGTCGACTTCATCGAAACGGGTACGGGAAAAACGCTCGTACGGCGCGAGATCGGCGCCCAGTCCGTGCTTGCGAAACAGTTGCACGGCAATCGTCGCGGCCAGATCGTCCAGCACGCCGCGCCCCGCGATGCACAGCACGGACGACGTATGCCCTTCGCTGGCAGCATCGAAATGAGCAGGCGGCGCTTCGTGGAAAATGCCCGCCTCGCGATCCGACATCTCCAGGCTTGCCGGCGGTTCTTCATCGGGGCGGGCGGCCATCACCACGTCCTCGACCTCTTCCAGCCCTTCGATGATATCCATCGCAGATTCGTTGATGCGCTTCAACTGGTCCGCCGTCACCACGCCGCGCAGCACGTCCTGATGCGCGATCCGCAAACCCTCCAGCGCGACCTCGTCGTAATACGCGCTGAGCGAGCGCTCCTTGAGTAGCGATTCGGCCTGTACGAGCGCTTCGTCGGGATCGTTGGCGAGCAGCCGCTGATAAAAATTCTCCGCCGGCGTCAAGGCTGGACGATCACCGAAAAGCACGTCGAGAAATTCCAGCCGATCCACATGACGCCCGAGAATCACGAGACACAGCGTCAATGGCGTAGATAAAACCAGCCCGATCGGCCCCCAGATCCAGCTCCAGAACACCGCCGCGACAATCACGGCAAAGGGCGAAAGACCCGTGCTGTGGCCATAAAGCATCGGTTCGACGATCTGGCCCGCGACGATGTCGGTGACCCCGAAGAGCACGATGGTCCAGATCATCATCGACCAGCCGGGACCGACGGCTGTCGCGAAGACAACGGCCAGCAGCGCCGCGATCCACGTCCCCACATAGGGCACGAACCGCAGCAATCCGGTCAGCACGCCGAACAGCAACGCGCCGGGCACGCCGATGATCGCAAGGCCAATCGAAATCACGATACCCACACCCATGTTGATACCGAGCTGCGCCAGGAAATATCGCGACAGCCGCCGCGCGGCTTCGTCCATGGCGGTCGTTGCGCGGTGCAGGTCGCGCGATCCGAACAGCCGGATCAGCCGGTCGCGCAGGTCTTCTCGCTGCAACAGGATAAATATCGCCACGACAAGGACAATGCCCGTGGTCTCGAGCGGACTGATGATCGGCGACAGGAAGCGCTGGGCAAGTTCCACTGGCGAAGGGGATGGCTCGTGGACTTCGACGGGCATGGGTGCGTCGATAGGAGACGCTGTCTGGTTCTCCTGGCTCTTGCGGATTTCCTCCTGCCGGTTCGGCGATATCCGTTTCAGCGCGGTTGCCGCCTTGCCAAGGAACGCATCGGCGCGGCCGACTGTCTTCTCCTGCACGGCATCGATTTTCCGTTCTACGGCGACCTGATAACGCGGCAGGTCGCTGGCGAGCTGCGCCACTTGCGCACCGATCAGCGCGCCAACCGCCGTCAGCACAGACAACGCAACGAGCACGGCCAGGATCACCGATGGCACTTGCCCCAGTTTCAACCGCCGCAACAAATCGACGAAAGGCGCAACCAGGAAGCTCAACAACACCGCGAGAATGATCGGGATAAGCACCGCGCGCCCAAAATACAGCGCGCAGATCACCACCACGCCGGTGACCAGCGAAAGCAACGCCCGCATGCCCGGCGCCTCGGGAGGCAAGACCTTCGACGCGGGCCGGCGCGGGACGGGATTTGGTGTCATCACATCTTTCTCTTATTGGCTTTAGCGGGGTTCATGATGCGGTCGCGCCGGCGATCCATCAAGGATCTCCGGCCAAGCGTTGCGCTGGTTTGTAGAGTTGTCAGCCGCGAGCCGGTGTCCTGCGGTCTCGGGAAACGCACACGCCCGCCATGCATGAGCAAAGACCATGCCATTCGGGCGGGTATTTGACGGTGAGGCAATACGGGAGCCGCAATCAGCCCGCCATGGTCACCATGCGGCGGATGCGGCTCGCCATGGATTCGAGCGTGAAGGGCTTGGTGATCATCTCCATGCCGGTGTCGAGAAAGCCGTTGGCGCGCGTGGCCGACTCGGCGTAACCCGTCATGAACAGCACGCGGAGCGCGGGGCGAGTGGCCCGGGCGGCATCGGCAAGCTGGCGGCCGTTCAGCCCGGGCAAGCCGACATCGGTGACCAGCAGGTCAATACGCGCCGGCGAATTCAGTATCGCAAGTCCGGACGGTCCGTCGACGGCCTCCAGCACCTCGTAATTCAGGTCGCGCAGGATCTCGCACACGAGCTCACGCACCGACGCATCGTCTTCAACCACCAGGATCACGTGGCCGCCGGCTGCGCGATGCGCTTCCGTCAGTTCCGTTGTCACCTCGGTCTTGCCCGCACCGCCGGTGAACCGCGGCAAATACAGCCGGATGGTCGTACCGGCATCGGGCGCGCTTTCGATGGTCGCGATTCCGCCCGATTGCTTGGCAAACCCGTACGCCATCGATAAACCCAGCCCCGTGCCCTGCCCGAGCGGCTTGGTCGTATAGAACGGATCGAAGGCGCGCGCCTTGACGTCGTCGGGCATGCCGGCGCCCGTATCCGACGCCGATACCACCACGTACTGGCCCGGCGCGACATCGGGATGCGACGTTGCGAACTCGGGCCCCAGCTCCACGTTGTCCGTCTCGAGCGTCAGGCGGCCGCCTTCGGGCATCGCGTCACGCGCGTTGATCGCGAAGTTCAGCACGGCGTTTTCGAGCTGATTTGCGTCGCAGCGCGTGAGCCAGAGTCTCGGATTGGGAATCACGCGCGTATCGATCGCCTCGCCCATCGTGCGCTTGAGCAGATCGTCGATGGAATGCAGCAACTCGTCCGCGTTCACCGGCTTCGGGTCGAGCGGCTGACGCCGCGAAAACGCCAGCAGACGATGCGTCAGCGATGCGGCGCGGTTCGCAGCGCCGGTTGCCATCGTGATGAAGCGGTCGATGTCGTCCGTCCGGCCGAGCTGGGTATAACGGCGGATCAGTTCGAGCGGACCGGTAATGCCTTGCAGCAGGTTGTTGAAATCGTGCGCGATACCGCCCGTCAGTTGCCCGAGCGCCTCCATCTTCTGCGCCTGACGCAAGGCCTCTTCGGTTTGCTGCAGCGCGTGCTGGGTTTCCTTTTCGCTGGTGACATCGCGGCCGTTGCCGTACAAGGTGTCGCCCTCGGGCGCCGCAACCCACGATACCCATCGGTAAGACCCATCCTTGTGACGGTTACGATTTTCAAACCGCACGATCCCCGAACGCGCGACGGATTGCAGCGCGGTTTCGGTGGCTTCCACGTCATCCGGATGAACGATTTCCGCGAACGACTTGCCGATCAGTTCGTCCTCGCGAAAACCCAGGATGTCGGTCCACGCGGGATTGACCGCGCGCAGCACGCCCGAACTGGTCGCCACGATAAAAAGATCGCGCGAATTGCGCCAGATGCTGTTGCGCTCGCGAGTGCGGGCATCGACTTCGGCCGCGAGCGAATCGTTCAGGCGGCGCAATTGCGTTTCGCTCACGCGCAGGCGTTCTTCGAAACGCTTGTGGCCCGTGATGTCGTAGGTCACGCCAAGAAAACGCAGGCCGCCGCTGCTGTTGGCGATGGCTTCGCCGCGCCGTGCCATCCAGCGCTCTTCGCCATTGTCCGCGCGGCGGATGCGATATTCGAGGTAATCCAGCGCGCCCGTATGCATGTCCTGGTGCGCCGTCAGCACGCGTGCGCGGTCATCGGGATGCACGAGGTCCAGCAGCACGTCGAGATGGGTCTCATGGCGGGGCGTCAAACCCCACTGCCAGCAAAGTTCCTCCGATACCGCAATACGCCCGCTGTCCGGAAACAGCTCGAAGGTACCAATTCCGCCGGCCTGCTGCGCGATCCGCAAACGCTCTTCGCTTTCCCGCAGCGCGCGGTCGCCAGCGTGCCGCTCGATTGCCAGCGCCGTCACGCTCGCCACTTGCGCAATGTCGTCCAGTTCTTCGGGCGACGGCTTTTTCGGCATCGAATAGTAATTGGCGAAGGTGCCGAGCACGCGGCCATCGGCGGCGCAAATGGGCATGGACCAGCACGCGCGCAATTCGAACTTCCGGGCGATATCGCGAAAAGCGGCCCAGACCGGGTCTGTATCGATGTCCTCGACAATCACCGGTTCCCCGCGAAACGCCGCGGCCCCGCACGATCCCATTAAAGGGCCGGTTTCGAGGCCGTCGACAATGCGGTTGTATTCGTCGGGCAAACTCGGCGCCGCGCCATGAACGAGGCGTTTTCCGGTGGCATCGACCAGCAGCACGGAGGCGCGCATGGGCTGCTCCGAGCGGTTTTCCACCCGATGGATCACGTGTTCGAGCACTTCGGCGAGCGGCATGCCGGCCACAACGCGTCCCAGTACCGCGCGCTCGAATTCAAGCTGGCTCAGCGTCGAGAACAGTGGGGGTTTTTGCATGGTCCTAAGCAAAAGCCGGTAGGTCGCAGGTGGCGTAATGCACGACAAAACATACAGACTTTACGCACAACGCGACGGAATGTTCCAAATCTTAGCATCCGGGTCACACGTGCCACGGATTAGCTACCCGGATGAACAATTTGTGTACACCCATGCTGCGTCGGCTATTGGCCTGATCGCAATTATGTTTTTGGCACTCGGGCATGCATTGTGCGAGATTTCACGTGGTGAGCAGCACGCATTTTTCTCGGATTCCATTGGATTGATATGGCAGTTGAATCGCCCTGCATCAGCATCTGCAAGTTCGACAGCAAAACCGGCCTGTGCATTGGCTGCTTGCGCACGAAGGACGAGTGCAAGAAGTGGAAGAAGCTGAAGAACAAGGCCCGGACAAAAATCATCGACGACAGGCCCAAGCGCGAAGAGAAGTTGAAGAAGGCGCGCAAATAAGGTCGCAAGTTTCGCCAAGCAGACTTACCCATAAAAACGCGTGACGGCTTAACGCGAATCCAATAAATCACGGACACGAAAACCCAACAAAGGGAGTTCAGTCATGGTTAATCACGTTAAGTTGAACCGCATTTTGACGGTAGTCGCCGCGGCGCTTGTGACCTCGTTCGCCGCGCAAGGAGCCGTGGCGCAAACCACGGGCATGAATCACGGACAGAGCCCGAACGACGACATGAGCGCACCGGCGAATAATCCTCGTCTGATGCCGAATGCGCCGCTCGGGAGCGAATATCCCAGTCACGGCAATGTGCAGGCCGGAGAGATGAACCTGAATCCGACCGATCCGCGCGCTCAGCTGGTCAACGGTTTGCCCAATAACACGCAAAGCGGCGGTTATGGCTCGCCGCTCGCGGGCAACAAGGCGAACGTGCCGCAGAATTGAGTTGCTGAAGCGAGGCTGTGCGGTGGATGGCTTGCGGCGGTTCGCGCGAATGCGCTCAATGTCGCCAAAACCGATTTCGCGCACGCCTCGCCTCCCTGCAGGCATCAGTCATCGGGCGTTTTGTACGGCAACGGTAGCCTGGAAGGCGTGGTCGTGGTGTTGTCGATAACCCGATCCACGTCCGCTGTCTTTTCCAGCTCGGACAGAAACTTGGCGGTATCGAATTGCTTCGATACACACCCTTGCACATAGATAAATCGCCGCTGCAGCGTGAGCCATAGCGTCGAATTTTCACGCCAGTGCACGGTCGCGTTGATTGCGTTCAGACGCCGTTGCACGGCTTCGGCAATCTCGCCATCGTATCGATACGCATTGGACAAGCGGCATCGCCCCTCCACCCAGCAACTATTGCCGCGCTCGATGCGGTAATGGGCATCGTCGAGCCATTCCTGGTCGGTCTGCAACGGACCCAAAGGCGCGGGGCAATGCGCAACAGCCGTAGATATCTGAAAGAACGGATCGTTACCGTGATTCGTGCGCGCACCCGCTGCGATCGCATTAGAGCCCGCAATTGGACTCGCGAACGCAAACAGAGTGCAACACATGGCGGACCGGATCAGTGCGTTTGATGGGTTCATCGGCGTGGGATCGAGACGGCGATATCGCAAGAATACGCGCGTGAGCAAGCTTCGCTGGAACACTCCCCGACACGCGAGCACAAACCCGCACAATTCCCCGCAGATTCAAGACAGACGCGGGAGAGCCGCCTACCTACACTGCGGCTTCCTCTCCCTCGAACGCTCCCACTGTGCGCAAACGTCTGTCTCACCTTTGTCTTTCGACGCTCGGCCTGACCGGTGTCTCACTGGCGCACGCCGAGAACATCTATATGTTTTCGCTCGTGACCGGCATCGCACCGCGATATGAGGGTAGCCGCGATTATCGGCCGGTCGTCGCGCCGGTTATCGCCGCCCAGTTCGACAACGGCTTTTTTCTTAGCCCCATGGAAGGCGCCGGCTACAAGAAGGAATTTGCGAACGGCTTGTTTGTATCGACGGCGCTCGATTACGACTTCGGCCGCAGCGACAGCAATCGCGCCGACCTGCCCGGCTCTAATTACCTCAAGGGCATGGGCCGCATTCCGGGCTCGCTGATGCTCTCTGTGCAGGCGGGCGCGCATGTGTTCGGTACATCGACCATCAGCATGACGCTCGACCAACCGCTCACACATACCGGCCGCGGCTTGAGCGGTCACGTCGCCATGACCGTGCCGGTTCTGCAAACGCCCACGAATCAAGTCGATATCACCGGCTCCATCCACGCGGGCACCGGGCGTTATGCGCAAACCTTCTTCGGCGTTACCGACGCACAAGCGGCCAATAGCAACTTCCGGCCTTATTCGGTGAAAGGCGGTATCGACAGCGCGAAGGTTTCGGTTGGCTGGACCGCCACCGTCTTCTCCCCACGATGGTCCGTGCACACCGAAGCTGGCGCAAGCCGTCTTATCGGCAATTCCGGCGACAGCCCGATCGTGCAGAAGAAGGTCAATTACTTCGCGATATCGGCGCTGACCTACCGCTATTGATCCCCCCTCGTTCCCGTCGATCCTTTACGACCCTGTCCTGTTACCGAACGGAGCACACAATGTTCGCATGGCAAACCCCTCTCAACTACGCCTCCTATGCTTCCCGCTCCTGGCCTGAACGCCCGGCGCCTCACAGACAGGCACGTCCGGCCGGTGTGGCCAGTCTTGTACTCGCGGGGGCGACGGGTTTTATCGGCGGGAATGTGCTGGTTTCGCTGGTCAACGGCGGCTTGCTGGACCGCGTGGTGTGTCTCGTGCGTGCCGCCGACATCAGCGAGGCGATCGCGCGGCTACGCGCTTCAGCCGCGCGGTGCGGCTTGCCTCGCGTACAAGCGGAGCGTTTGAGCGCGGCGAACGTGATCGTGGGCGAACTGGGCGGCGAGTTCTGCGGCGCCGATCTCGCGCGTCTTCGCGACGCATCTCATGTGATCAACTGCGCCGCAATGGCATCGTTCTCGAGCAACCCGCAAGTGCTCGATATCAACGTGCGCGACACGTTGCGCTTTGCATCGCGTTTCGATGGAAGCGCCGCGCTGCAACGCTTCCTGCACGTCAGCACCGCAATGGCATGCGGCACGCAATGCGGCGGCAACGTGCGGGAGTCGGCGTTTTCGCAGGCGGACGCGGGACATCTCGTGCCCTACACGCAAAGCAAGCGGGACGCCGAACATCTGCTGCGCAGCAACTTTCCGCGCCTGCCGCTGGTGGTCGCGCGGCCATCGATCGTGGTGGGGCATACCGTGCTGGGGACACTGCCGTCGGCGAGCATTTTCTGGGTGATGCGCGTGGTGCATGGCGCGCGCCGTTTCACCGCACGCGCCATGAGCCGGCTCGATGTCGTCTCCGGCGACGATTGCGCACGCGCGCTGATGCTGCTTGCCGTGAAGCCGAATCTGGCGTTCGACCTGTACCACGTGTCGGCGGGAACGGAAGCGCCGACTATCGGCAAGATCCTGATCGCGATGGACGAAGCCACCGGCATTCACGGCCGCCGCTACACCATTTGCGGCGAGCGCGATTTTCGCAAGATGGCGCGTGACGTCGTCGGCCGCGAGAACTCGGCGAGCGGCCGGCTGATCGAACACGCGCTGCGGCTGTATGCCGGCTTTGCCGCGCTCGATTACACCTTCGACAACCATCGTCTGCGCGATGAAATCGGCTTCGAGCCATTGCCGTTCACCGACTATGTCAGCGAATGCGTGCGTACATCGCGGGGCGTGGGCATTGTCGAGCAGATGCGCTGGGACTTCAAATAAACGGTTCGCGCGGGACTGCGCCGCAATGACAGCTTCCTGCATGACCCGGCATGTGGAAGTGCTCCATGTAAGGACAACCATTCAAGCATGCTTGAGGTTACACGCATAGAATCGAATCACGTTCTTCGATACCAACCTCAAGGTGCTCCCATGACGCGTAAAAGTGCGATCGTAATTGGCG containing:
- a CDS encoding 3-hydroxybutyrate dehydrogenase, which translates into the protein MTSSAATPLAGKTALVTGSTSGIGLGIANALAQAGANIVLNGFGDATVIQNAKSQIEQHGVKAVHHGADMSKATEIEAMIAFAIEQFGAVDVLVNNAGIQHVATIDTFPVEKWDAIIAINLTSAFHTMRVALPKMRDNGWGRVINIASAHGLVGSVGKSAYVAAKHGIVGLTKVAALENARTGVTVNAICPGFVLTPLVQKQIDDIAAKENISPDAARSKLLGEKQPSEQFVTPEQIGKLAVFLCSEAADEMRGSALQIDGGWTSQ
- a CDS encoding AI-2E family transporter, coding for MTPNPVPRRPASKVLPPEAPGMRALLSLVTGVVVICALYFGRAVLIPIILAVLLSFLVAPFVDLLRRLKLGQVPSVILAVLVALSVLTAVGALIGAQVAQLASDLPRYQVAVERKIDAVQEKTVGRADAFLGKAATALKRISPNRQEEIRKSQENQTASPIDAPMPVEVHEPSPSPVELAQRFLSPIISPLETTGIVLVVAIFILLQREDLRDRLIRLFGSRDLHRATTAMDEAARRLSRYFLAQLGINMGVGIVISIGLAIIGVPGALLFGVLTGLLRFVPYVGTWIAALLAVVFATAVGPGWSMMIWTIVLFGVTDIVAGQIVEPMLYGHSTGLSPFAVIVAAVFWSWIWGPIGLVLSTPLTLCLVILGRHVDRLEFLDVLFGDRPALTPAENFYQRLLANDPDEALVQAESLLKERSLSAYYDEVALEGLRIAHQDVLRGVVTADQLKRINESAMDIIEGLEEVEDVVMAARPDEEPPASLEMSDREAGIFHEAPPAHFDAASEGHTSSVLCIAGRGVLDDLAATIAVQLFRKHGLGADLAPYERFSRTRFDEVDLTGVSLICVISFDAAESPPYLRNLLRRLHQRAGAADLIVGLVVPDSALEGEAVIRKTSAATSFKELVEACVAAARLQTTNGVSWEGLNPEEPVPVADSGKAPAVVPVLRGA
- a CDS encoding PAS domain-containing protein — translated: MQKPPLFSTLSQLEFERAVLGRVVAGMPLAEVLEHVIHRVENRSEQPMRASVLLVDATGKRLVHGAAPSLPDEYNRIVDGLETGPLMGSCGAAAFRGEPVIVEDIDTDPVWAAFRDIARKFELRACWSMPICAADGRVLGTFANYYSMPKKPSPEELDDIAQVASVTALAIERHAGDRALRESEERLRIAQQAGGIGTFELFPDSGRIAVSEELCWQWGLTPRHETHLDVLLDLVHPDDRARVLTAHQDMHTGALDYLEYRIRRADNGEERWMARRGEAIANSSGGLRFLGVTYDITGHKRFEERLRVSETQLRRLNDSLAAEVDARTRERNSIWRNSRDLFIVATSSGVLRAVNPAWTDILGFREDELIGKSFAEIVHPDDVEATETALQSVARSGIVRFENRNRHKDGSYRWVSWVAAPEGDTLYGNGRDVTSEKETQHALQQTEEALRQAQKMEALGQLTGGIAHDFNNLLQGITGPLELIRRYTQLGRTDDIDRFITMATGAANRAASLTHRLLAFSRRQPLDPKPVNADELLHSIDDLLKRTMGEAIDTRVIPNPRLWLTRCDANQLENAVLNFAINARDAMPEGGRLTLETDNVELGPEFATSHPDVAPGQYVVVSASDTGAGMPDDVKARAFDPFYTTKPLGQGTGLGLSMAYGFAKQSGGIATIESAPDAGTTIRLYLPRFTGGAGKTEVTTELTEAHRAAGGHVILVVEDDASVRELVCEILRDLNYEVLEAVDGPSGLAILNSPARIDLLVTDVGLPGLNGRQLADAARATRPALRVLFMTGYAESATRANGFLDTGMEMITKPFTLESMASRIRRMVTMAG
- a CDS encoding DUF1289 domain-containing protein — its product is MAVESPCISICKFDSKTGLCIGCLRTKDECKKWKKLKNKARTKIIDDRPKREEKLKKARK
- a CDS encoding MipA/OmpV family protein, whose protein sequence is MFSLVTGIAPRYEGSRDYRPVVAPVIAAQFDNGFFLSPMEGAGYKKEFANGLFVSTALDYDFGRSDSNRADLPGSNYLKGMGRIPGSLMLSVQAGAHVFGTSTISMTLDQPLTHTGRGLSGHVAMTVPVLQTPTNQVDITGSIHAGTGRYAQTFFGVTDAQAANSNFRPYSVKGGIDSAKVSVGWTATVFSPRWSVHTEAGASRLIGNSGDSPIVQKKVNYFAISALTYRY
- a CDS encoding SDR family oxidoreductase, with translation MFAWQTPLNYASYASRSWPERPAPHRQARPAGVASLVLAGATGFIGGNVLVSLVNGGLLDRVVCLVRAADISEAIARLRASAARCGLPRVQAERLSAANVIVGELGGEFCGADLARLRDASHVINCAAMASFSSNPQVLDINVRDTLRFASRFDGSAALQRFLHVSTAMACGTQCGGNVRESAFSQADAGHLVPYTQSKRDAEHLLRSNFPRLPLVVARPSIVVGHTVLGTLPSASIFWVMRVVHGARRFTARAMSRLDVVSGDDCARALMLLAVKPNLAFDLYHVSAGTEAPTIGKILIAMDEATGIHGRRYTICGERDFRKMARDVVGRENSASGRLIEHALRLYAGFAALDYTFDNHRLRDEIGFEPLPFTDYVSECVRTSRGVGIVEQMRWDFK